One window of Anaerolineales bacterium genomic DNA carries:
- a CDS encoding trypsin-like serine protease, which produces MESRIKKAFVSLLFLLLIVGIESAGATLYCGRAYKELKQDPGQPYNAVGYLNNGCTAFLIDADHIVAAAHCFENTTTGAWQTGLRFYPNFHPDRVAADAYHVPRADVIRTVVGSRAGESLLGSGMDWGIARVDNWQDTDGLDLTPLRLASAMPASGTELVNPAYTRHHFPYDDNDATTWDNMEWDSTNCGWVGANGGMWAITMREAPFYDGVHRDIVGCNSRWGAGMIHADCQLSAVNNDVVVHNCDTVGGSSGSPIMYKTTGGCNPGTWYVIGVGHGGGPADFSQLAPVCTPDTPAHADNVGASVERFRLAPRYASNVAVHRRPDNSMATAVFAVDSDLDQVVYRARSGSAPGYADAFDFWQTLGTPAKGKELTRIAACSADSSGRPQVFVVADDSEIYTRSVQSNGQWNGAWSSVALPGSLTSVADIDTTHDLNNRCQLFVVAENGNAFTLNKSADDSWGSWSTVASGSFDRITALNYEDELHVAMIDSAGQIWRTTLTAGGWAVPTQLGNPSGVGSWLDVDMTWDEAARGFMLAVPQGGGNLLWFEPMYGETKWQWRYFETHLWAPGADPQDAPSMLSVTASRWMEDQPGTTSPVVFATDDSGNVYLIEYARVGTAGWVLDWKSFYHETIPYN; this is translated from the coding sequence ATGGAATCCAGAATCAAGAAAGCTTTCGTCTCGCTGCTGTTTTTGCTTTTGATCGTCGGAATCGAATCGGCCGGTGCAACGCTGTACTGCGGTCGTGCGTACAAAGAACTCAAGCAGGATCCCGGCCAGCCGTACAATGCGGTCGGCTATCTCAACAACGGCTGCACTGCGTTCCTCATCGACGCCGACCACATCGTCGCTGCCGCCCATTGTTTCGAGAACACCACGACCGGAGCGTGGCAGACCGGACTGCGCTTCTATCCGAACTTCCACCCGGACCGCGTCGCTGCAGATGCGTACCATGTGCCGCGCGCCGACGTGATCCGCACCGTGGTCGGCTCGCGCGCAGGTGAGTCGCTGCTCGGGTCGGGGATGGATTGGGGCATCGCACGCGTGGATAACTGGCAGGACACGGACGGGCTCGATCTGACCCCGCTGCGCCTGGCTTCGGCGATGCCGGCGTCGGGCACGGAGCTGGTCAACCCGGCCTACACGCGCCATCATTTTCCCTACGACGATAACGATGCCACGACGTGGGACAACATGGAATGGGATTCGACGAACTGCGGTTGGGTGGGCGCTAATGGCGGCATGTGGGCCATCACCATGCGCGAGGCGCCTTTCTACGACGGTGTGCATCGCGACATCGTGGGCTGCAACTCCCGCTGGGGCGCGGGCATGATCCACGCCGACTGCCAGCTCTCCGCCGTGAACAACGACGTGGTGGTGCACAACTGCGACACGGTGGGTGGTTCGTCCGGATCGCCCATCATGTACAAGACGACGGGAGGCTGCAATCCGGGAACATGGTACGTCATTGGGGTCGGGCACGGCGGCGGACCGGCGGATTTCTCCCAGCTCGCGCCGGTTTGTACCCCGGACACACCCGCACACGCCGACAACGTCGGAGCCAGCGTCGAGCGCTTCCGCCTGGCGCCGAGGTACGCATCCAACGTCGCCGTACACCGGCGCCCGGATAATTCCATGGCGACGGCCGTGTTTGCCGTCGACAGCGATCTGGACCAGGTGGTCTACCGGGCGCGCAGCGGTTCTGCGCCCGGCTACGCCGACGCTTTCGACTTCTGGCAGACCCTGGGCACGCCAGCCAAGGGAAAAGAGCTGACGCGCATCGCCGCCTGCTCGGCGGACTCCAGCGGCCGCCCACAGGTGTTCGTCGTGGCGGATGACTCGGAGATCTACACCCGCTCCGTGCAATCGAACGGCCAGTGGAACGGCGCCTGGTCGAGTGTGGCGCTGCCAGGTTCGCTCACCAGCGTGGCCGACATCGACACGACGCACGACCTCAATAACCGCTGCCAGCTTTTCGTGGTCGCCGAGAACGGAAACGCTTTTACGCTCAACAAGAGCGCAGACGACAGCTGGGGATCGTGGAGCACGGTCGCTTCCGGATCGTTCGACCGCATCACCGCGCTCAACTACGAAGACGAGCTGCACGTCGCCATGATCGACTCGGCGGGGCAGATCTGGCGCACGACCCTCACCGCGGGCGGGTGGGCCGTCCCCACGCAGCTGGGCAATCCTTCGGGCGTCGGATCGTGGCTCGACGTCGACATGACCTGGGACGAAGCTGCGCGCGGGTTCATGCTCGCCGTCCCGCAGGGCGGGGGGAACCTGCTCTGGTTCGAGCCGATGTACGGTGAGACGAAGTGGCAGTGGCGCTACTTCGAAACGCACCTCTGGGCGCCCGGCGCTGATCCGCAGGACGCACCGAGCATGCTGAGCGTCACCGCCTCGCGCTGGATGGAAGACCAGCCCGGCACGACATCGCCGGTCGTCTTCGCCACCGACGACAGCGGCAACGTCTACCTGATCGAATACGCCCGGGTCGGAACGGCAGGCTGGGTGCTGGACTGGAAGTCCTTCTACCACGAAACGATTCCGTACAACTGA
- the aroF gene encoding 3-deoxy-7-phosphoheptulonate synthase translates to MIIVMKHQANAKQVAAVVSRVENLGYRTHLSEGEERTIIGVIGDERPVDLNQLELMDGVEKVLQVLRPFKLPSREMHPQDTVVALNGVKIGGPEIVIIAGPCSVENRQQLLETAHAVKEAGGAALRGGVFKPRTSPYSFQGLGEEGLELLVEAKQETGLPIVTEAMTIEQVSLVARYADVIQIGTRNMQNFPLLSAVGESGHPVLLKRGMMSTIEEWLMAADYILSKNNPHVILCERGIRTFERATRATTDINAIPVLKELTHLPVILDPSHSTGKSAYVRSVARAGVAAGADGLIVEVHVHPEEALSDGAQSIKPETFAELVHEAQVLSEAVGRKLAKH, encoded by the coding sequence GTGATTATCGTCATGAAGCATCAAGCCAACGCAAAGCAGGTGGCCGCCGTGGTTTCCCGCGTGGAGAACCTCGGTTACCGCACGCATCTCAGCGAAGGCGAAGAACGCACCATCATCGGAGTGATCGGCGACGAACGCCCCGTCGATCTCAACCAACTGGAATTGATGGACGGCGTGGAGAAAGTGCTCCAGGTTCTGCGCCCCTTCAAGCTTCCCTCGCGCGAGATGCACCCACAGGACACCGTGGTGGCCTTAAACGGTGTTAAAATCGGAGGGCCGGAGATCGTCATCATCGCCGGCCCCTGCTCGGTCGAAAACCGCCAGCAGCTGCTGGAGACGGCGCACGCCGTGAAGGAAGCCGGCGGCGCCGCCCTGCGCGGCGGCGTGTTCAAGCCGCGCACCTCGCCCTACAGCTTCCAGGGGTTGGGCGAAGAAGGACTCGAACTCCTGGTCGAAGCCAAGCAAGAGACGGGGCTGCCGATCGTGACCGAGGCGATGACCATCGAACAGGTATCCCTGGTGGCGCGCTACGCCGACGTGATCCAGATCGGCACGCGCAACATGCAGAACTTCCCGCTGCTCAGCGCAGTGGGCGAATCCGGACATCCCGTGCTGCTGAAACGCGGCATGATGTCCACCATCGAGGAATGGCTCATGGCCGCCGATTACATCCTCTCCAAGAACAACCCGCACGTGATCCTCTGCGAGCGCGGCATCCGCACCTTCGAGCGCGCCACGCGTGCCACCACGGACATCAACGCCATCCCGGTGCTCAAGGAACTCACCCATCTGCCGGTCATCCTCGACCCCAGCCACAGCACGGGGAAGAGCGCCTACGTCAGATCCGTGGCTCGCGCCGGGGTCGCCGCCGGAGCGGACGGCCTGATCGTCGAAGTCCACGTGCATCCCGAGGAAGCCCTTTCCGACGGCGCGCAGAGCATCAAACCGGAAACCTTCGCCGAACTCGTGCACGAAGCCCAGGTTTTGAGCGAAGCCGTGGGTAGAAAGCTCGCCAAGCACTGA
- a CDS encoding prephenate dehydrogenase — MRLSETRLSIVGLGLMGGSLARALQGQVAELIGMDWDPQVVQQANELGIFDRASNDLHYTLENSDLVVLATPVRAILDTLKQIGRDLPVPPRLFDLGSTKVEIVQAMKALPKGVDVLGGHPLCGKERAGLASSEADLYRNKTFVITPLERTSEEMLALIEELIAAVNARALVMDPERHDSLVAVTSHLPYLLAVTLISVGMEASAVDDAIWDLIASGFIDTSRLAASDVTVMSDILLTNRGEIQKALERAILNLQELTKIIASGDADRLFAELTLIRSQRASIDNQESEEPHGNPHPQSG, encoded by the coding sequence ATGAGACTCTCCGAAACGCGCCTCTCGATCGTTGGGCTGGGCCTGATGGGCGGATCCCTCGCCCGCGCCCTGCAGGGCCAGGTTGCCGAGCTGATCGGCATGGACTGGGATCCCCAGGTGGTGCAGCAGGCAAACGAGCTGGGAATCTTCGATCGCGCCAGCAACGACCTGCACTACACTTTGGAAAACAGCGATCTGGTCGTGCTGGCCACGCCGGTGCGTGCCATTCTGGACACGCTGAAACAAATCGGCCGAGACCTACCGGTGCCGCCGCGATTGTTCGACCTCGGATCGACCAAGGTCGAAATCGTCCAGGCGATGAAAGCCCTGCCGAAGGGAGTCGACGTCCTGGGCGGACATCCGTTGTGCGGAAAGGAACGTGCCGGGCTGGCCTCCAGCGAAGCCGATCTCTATCGCAACAAAACCTTCGTGATCACGCCCCTGGAGCGTACATCGGAGGAGATGCTGGCGCTGATCGAAGAGCTCATCGCCGCCGTAAACGCTCGCGCCTTGGTCATGGACCCCGAACGCCACGACAGCCTGGTGGCGGTCACCAGCCACCTGCCGTATTTATTGGCGGTTACGTTGATCTCCGTGGGCATGGAAGCCAGCGCCGTGGATGACGCCATCTGGGACCTGATCGCCTCCGGTTTCATCGACACCTCCCGCCTGGCGGCCAGCGATGTGACCGTGATGAGCGACATCCTGCTCACCAACCGGGGAGAGATTCAGAAGGCGCTCGAGCGTGCCATACTCAACCTGCAGGAACTGACCAAAATCATCGCCTCCGGCGACGCCGACAGGCTCTTCGCTGAATTGACCCTGATCCGCAGTCAACGCGCCAGTATAGACAACCAAGAATCCGAGGAGCCTCATGGAAATCCGCATCCCCAAAGCGGCTAA
- the aroA gene encoding 3-phosphoshikimate 1-carboxyvinyltransferase: MEIRIPKAAKKLRGSVRPPGDKSISHRALLLGGIAQGTSRIQGFLRAGVTDAMLGCLKTLGVDAEFMGDDDLVIVGRPWRTPDETLDCHNSGATMRMLLGALAAQPIEATLDGTQRLRKRPMKRVVDPLRRMGADIQGAADQPPLEVHGRKLHGIDYEMPVASAQVKTAILLAALFADGPTTLHEPGPSRDHTERMLRCLGVSVNANNGDVELKPEAGPLSAFSLVVPADVSSAAFLITAAAMIPGSKLELRSVGVNPTRTGLIDVLQEMGADIRPENEHQSGLEPIADLIVRQGQLRGVAVSGERVVRMIDEFPIFAVAATQAEGESVVTDAAELRVKESDRIVSLVGELQKMGAQIEAREDGFAIAGPTRLQGAVVESHKDHRLAMALTVAGLIAEGETVVRGAECIQQSYPEFVPTLISCGAELA, from the coding sequence ATGGAAATCCGCATCCCCAAAGCGGCTAAGAAACTACGCGGCAGCGTGCGCCCGCCGGGAGACAAATCGATCTCCCACCGCGCCTTGCTCCTGGGCGGCATCGCCCAGGGCACCAGCCGCATCCAGGGATTTCTACGCGCCGGCGTCACCGACGCCATGCTGGGCTGCCTGAAAACCCTCGGCGTCGATGCGGAATTCATGGGCGACGACGATCTGGTCATCGTCGGCCGCCCCTGGCGTACACCGGACGAAACCCTGGACTGCCACAACTCAGGCGCCACGATGCGCATGCTGCTCGGCGCGCTGGCCGCCCAGCCCATCGAAGCCACGCTGGACGGCACCCAGCGCCTGCGTAAACGCCCGATGAAACGCGTGGTGGATCCTCTACGCCGCATGGGCGCCGACATTCAGGGCGCGGCGGATCAACCCCCGCTCGAGGTTCACGGCCGGAAGCTGCACGGCATCGACTACGAAATGCCCGTCGCTTCGGCGCAGGTGAAGACCGCCATACTGCTGGCGGCGCTTTTTGCCGACGGTCCCACGACACTCCACGAACCCGGCCCATCGCGCGACCACACCGAACGCATGCTGCGCTGTCTGGGCGTATCGGTGAACGCCAACAACGGCGACGTCGAACTGAAACCGGAAGCGGGGCCGCTGTCGGCCTTCTCGCTGGTCGTCCCCGCGGACGTCTCCTCCGCCGCGTTCCTGATCACCGCCGCCGCCATGATTCCCGGTTCCAAACTGGAACTGCGGAGCGTCGGGGTCAATCCCACCCGCACGGGCTTGATCGACGTCCTGCAGGAAATGGGCGCAGACATTCGCCCAGAAAACGAACACCAATCGGGCCTGGAGCCGATCGCCGATCTCATCGTCCGGCAGGGCCAGCTGCGCGGCGTGGCGGTTTCCGGCGAGCGCGTGGTGCGCATGATCGACGAATTCCCCATCTTCGCCGTCGCCGCCACGCAGGCCGAAGGTGAGAGCGTCGTCACCGATGCCGCCGAGCTGCGTGTGAAGGAATCCGACCGCATCGTCTCGCTGGTCGGCGAACTGCAGAAAATGGGCGCCCAGATCGAAGCCCGGGAAGACGGCTTCGCGATCGCCGGGCCAACCCGGCTCCAGGGCGCTGTCGTCGAGTCGCACAAGGACCACCGCCTGGCCATGGCGCTGACCGTCGCCGGATTGATCGCCGAGGGCGAAACGGTGGTGCGCGGGGCGGAATGCATCCAGCAGTCCTACCCCGAATTCGTGCCCACGCTGATCTCCTGCGGAGCTGAATTGGCATGA
- the aroE gene encoding shikimate dehydrogenase, with product MSRAGLLGYPLSHSVSPAMHNAAFAALELPGRYDLLETPAEELAAAVARLRQDDWLGANVTIPYKARVIPLLDEIDPSAAGIGAVNTIVCDEQRLIGHNTDVTGFRVDLRSHGVEIDGDNVVVLGSGGAARAVTAALIPDGAHIKFITPLIDEAQRLIEDLIVPAGAEAQILPWEGGSFAGIECRLLVNATPVGMSPDVEACPWPQDVFLPAGAFVYDLVYNPAETMLMKRARAEGLESGSGLGMLVEQGALAFELWTGETPPRRVMAAAAQAALEGRRA from the coding sequence ATGAGCCGTGCCGGCCTGCTGGGTTACCCGCTGTCGCACTCCGTGTCGCCGGCGATGCACAACGCGGCCTTTGCCGCCTTGGAGCTTCCCGGGCGCTACGATTTGTTGGAGACGCCGGCCGAGGAACTTGCAGCGGCGGTGGCGCGCTTGCGCCAGGATGACTGGCTGGGCGCCAACGTGACCATCCCGTACAAGGCTCGCGTGATTCCGCTGCTGGACGAGATCGATCCTTCGGCGGCGGGGATCGGCGCGGTGAACACCATCGTCTGTGACGAGCAGCGGTTGATCGGACACAACACTGACGTTACCGGTTTCCGGGTCGATCTGCGTTCGCACGGCGTCGAGATCGATGGGGACAACGTGGTCGTCCTCGGCAGCGGTGGTGCAGCGCGCGCCGTCACGGCAGCGTTGATCCCTGACGGGGCGCACATCAAATTCATCACCCCGCTCATCGATGAAGCCCAGCGCCTGATCGAAGACTTGATCGTACCCGCCGGCGCAGAAGCGCAGATCCTGCCCTGGGAAGGCGGCAGCTTCGCCGGAATCGAATGCCGCCTGCTGGTCAACGCCACGCCGGTGGGCATGTCGCCAGACGTCGAAGCCTGCCCCTGGCCGCAGGACGTCTTCCTGCCCGCGGGTGCTTTCGTATACGATCTGGTTTACAATCCGGCCGAAACGATGCTGATGAAGCGCGCTCGCGCCGAAGGTCTGGAATCCGGCAGCGGCCTGGGCATGCTCGTCGAACAGGGCGCTTTGGCCTTCGAACTTTGGACGGGGGAAACGCCCCCGCGCCGGGTGATGGCGGCCGCAGCGCAAGCCGCCCTGGAGGGTCGACGTGCTTAG
- the aroC gene encoding chorismate synthase — MLRYLTAGESHGPQLTAILEGMPAGLPLSADDIAPDLAQRQSGYGAGPRMKLEKDAVEIGGGVLAGQTTGAPIALIIRNRDHANWKGKTVPAMTVPRPGHADLTAAVKYGYSDFRFSLERASARETAARVAVGAVCRKLLAQFDIRVGSYVTAIGQVSANLDALNLEMRLARAAESEVHCPDEAGTQAMQAEIKAAMQAKDTVGGIFEVVAMGLPPGLGSHVHGDRRLSSQLAAALMSIPAMKGVEIGEGFALAYKRGTEVHDEIELEDGILLRRSNRAGGLEGGITTGEPLILRVAMKPISTTLTPRASVDVARGEAAQTNYERSDFCAVPRAAVVGEAVVCIVLANALLQKLGGDSLDELLERFRQLRTARLEDLEMDDEPIVFWD; from the coding sequence GTGCTTAGATACCTCACCGCCGGTGAATCCCACGGCCCGCAGTTGACGGCCATTCTGGAAGGCATGCCCGCCGGGCTGCCGCTTTCGGCGGACGACATCGCGCCCGACCTGGCCCAGCGCCAGAGCGGCTACGGCGCCGGCCCGCGTATGAAGCTGGAGAAGGACGCCGTCGAGATCGGCGGAGGCGTGCTGGCCGGACAGACGACCGGCGCGCCGATCGCCCTGATCATCCGCAACCGCGATCACGCAAACTGGAAGGGCAAGACCGTCCCCGCCATGACCGTTCCCCGGCCGGGACACGCCGACCTGACGGCCGCAGTGAAGTACGGCTATTCCGATTTTCGCTTCAGCCTGGAGCGCGCTTCGGCGCGCGAGACGGCCGCGCGCGTGGCGGTCGGCGCGGTGTGCCGCAAACTGCTGGCGCAGTTCGACATCCGCGTCGGCAGCTACGTCACCGCCATCGGACAAGTCAGCGCCAATCTGGATGCGCTGAATCTGGAAATGCGCCTCGCCCGGGCGGCGGAGAGCGAAGTACACTGCCCGGACGAAGCGGGAACGCAAGCGATGCAGGCGGAGATCAAGGCCGCCATGCAGGCCAAAGACACCGTAGGCGGCATTTTCGAGGTCGTCGCCATGGGGCTGCCGCCCGGTTTGGGCAGCCACGTCCACGGCGACCGCCGCCTGAGCAGCCAACTGGCCGCGGCGCTGATGAGCATCCCGGCCATGAAGGGCGTCGAGATCGGCGAGGGATTCGCCCTGGCCTACAAACGCGGCACGGAAGTCCACGACGAGATCGAACTCGAGGACGGCATCCTTTTACGGCGCAGCAACCGCGCCGGCGGCCTGGAAGGCGGCATCACCACCGGCGAACCCCTTATACTGCGCGTGGCGATGAAACCGATCTCTACCACGCTCACGCCGCGCGCTTCGGTGGACGTCGCCCGCGGCGAGGCGGCGCAGACCAACTACGAGCGTTCGGACTTCTGCGCCGTGCCGCGCGCCGCGGTGGTCGGTGAAGCCGTGGTCTGCATCGTGCTGGCCAACGCCCTGCTCCAAAAACTGGGCGGTGATTCGCTCGACGAACTGCTGGAGCGTTTTCGCCAATTGCGCACCGCTCGTCTCGAAGATCTGGAGATGGACGATGAGCCCATCGTCTTCTGGGATTAG
- the aroB gene encoding 3-dehydroquinate synthase, translating into MSPSSSGISALAPQNVALFGPPGSGKSAVGRLLAQHLQRNFLDMDARIEERAGKPIPAIFGEDGEPAFREMEAGLCRQLAGESGQVISCGGGALVDPGNRELMEASGRVIFLDCPQEVLLRRTQKADHRPLLSGDKEAQLLALLEKRHEVYASFPYRVDASGDDPERIAQAALALLDDLGSSTLRVEAPPPAYDVILGTDLLQSVDALLSERGLNPPFVVVSDSNVAPLYAGSVCEGLDAESVVIPAGEEHKTLDTVRTLYERFLELGIERRATIVALGGGVIGDMTGFAAATFMRGVRWVNLPTTLLAMVDASIGGKVGVDLPQGKNLVGAFHPPSLVISDTDTLDTLPEKELRNGMAELFKAALIADPLLFEWLERENTRPTVRWIERALAVKIDIVNVDPFEHDVRAKLNLGHTVAHGLEAASEFGLSHGEAVAIGLVAEARMAEALGLAGAGLAARIEAVLTRLGLPTRFHKLAVPEVRAAMSSDKKKAGGRLHFVLPVDPGRAEIRQTVPENIILQTLESVKESA; encoded by the coding sequence ATGAGCCCATCGTCTTCTGGGATTAGCGCCCTGGCGCCGCAGAACGTGGCGCTCTTCGGTCCGCCGGGGTCCGGTAAAAGTGCCGTCGGCAGACTTCTGGCGCAGCATTTGCAGCGCAATTTTCTCGACATGGACGCCCGCATCGAGGAACGGGCCGGTAAGCCGATTCCCGCCATCTTCGGCGAAGATGGCGAACCCGCATTCCGCGAGATGGAAGCCGGCCTCTGCCGGCAATTGGCCGGCGAAAGCGGGCAGGTGATCTCCTGCGGCGGCGGCGCGCTGGTCGATCCCGGCAACCGCGAACTGATGGAAGCCAGCGGCCGGGTGATCTTCCTGGATTGCCCGCAAGAAGTCCTGCTGCGGCGCACACAGAAAGCGGACCACCGCCCGCTGCTCAGTGGGGATAAAGAAGCGCAGCTGCTGGCGCTGCTGGAAAAACGGCATGAGGTATACGCCTCCTTCCCCTACCGCGTCGACGCCTCCGGCGACGACCCCGAACGCATCGCGCAGGCAGCCCTGGCGCTGCTGGACGATTTGGGCAGTTCGACCTTACGCGTCGAAGCGCCGCCCCCGGCCTACGACGTCATTCTCGGAACCGATCTGTTGCAAAGCGTGGATGCGCTCTTGTCCGAACGCGGCTTGAATCCGCCCTTCGTCGTGGTGAGCGATTCGAACGTCGCCCCGCTATACGCCGGGAGCGTTTGCGAAGGATTGGACGCCGAATCGGTCGTGATCCCCGCCGGCGAGGAACACAAGACGCTCGATACGGTCCGCACGCTCTATGAACGATTCCTGGAATTGGGAATCGAACGCCGCGCAACGATCGTAGCCCTGGGCGGCGGCGTGATCGGAGACATGACCGGATTTGCTGCGGCGACATTCATGCGCGGCGTGCGCTGGGTCAATCTGCCCACCACCCTGCTGGCCATGGTGGACGCCAGCATCGGTGGAAAGGTCGGCGTCGATTTGCCCCAGGGGAAAAACCTGGTCGGCGCCTTTCATCCGCCATCCTTGGTCATCAGCGATACGGACACGCTGGACACGCTGCCAGAGAAAGAACTTCGCAACGGCATGGCGGAATTGTTCAAGGCGGCCTTGATCGCCGATCCGCTGCTGTTCGAGTGGCTCGAGCGGGAAAACACGCGGCCGACCGTACGCTGGATCGAACGCGCATTGGCAGTAAAAATCGACATCGTCAACGTCGATCCCTTCGAACACGACGTACGCGCCAAACTCAACCTGGGCCACACCGTGGCGCACGGCCTGGAAGCCGCCAGCGAATTTGGATTAAGCCACGGTGAAGCGGTCGCCATCGGGCTGGTAGCGGAAGCGCGCATGGCCGAGGCGCTGGGTCTGGCGGGCGCAGGATTGGCCGCGCGCATCGAAGCCGTGTTGACCCGACTGGGCCTGCCCACACGCTTCCATAAACTCGCCGTCCCGGAAGTACGCGCGGCCATGTCCAGCGATAAGAAGAAAGCCGGCGGCCGCCTGCATTTCGTTCTGCCGGTCGATCCCGGACGAGCGGAAATCCGCCAAACGGTCCCAGAAAACATCATTCTGCAGACGCTCGAAAGCGTGAAGGAGTCCGCATGA
- the aroQ gene encoding type II 3-dehydroquinate dehydratase → MKTILVLHGPNLNLLGVREPQVYGSTTLAQIDESLKQEAQRLDLSVETLQSNHEGALIDALHQARGSASGVIINPGGLTHTSVSLRDAIAASELPTVEVHLSNIFAREEYRRRSISAEACVGIVAGFGWRSYLLALQVLAERLNAGTG, encoded by the coding sequence ATGAAAACGATCCTGGTGCTCCACGGTCCCAACTTGAACCTGCTCGGTGTGCGCGAACCCCAGGTCTACGGCTCGACCACGCTGGCGCAGATCGACGAGAGTTTAAAGCAAGAAGCGCAGCGCCTGGATCTGTCCGTCGAGACGCTGCAGTCCAACCATGAAGGCGCCTTGATCGACGCCCTGCATCAGGCGCGTGGAAGCGCCAGCGGGGTGATCATCAATCCCGGTGGGCTGACGCACACCTCCGTCTCGCTCCGCGACGCCATCGCCGCCAGCGAGCTGCCGACGGTGGAAGTGCATCTTTCCAACATCTTCGCCCGGGAGGAATACCGCCGCCGGTCGATCAGCGCCGAAGCCTGTGTGGGCATCGTCGCCGGTTTCGGCTGGCGCAGCTACCTGCTGGCCTTGCAAGTCCTGGCTGAACGATTGAACGCGGGAACGGGATGA